One part of the Glycine soja cultivar W05 chromosome 11, ASM419377v2, whole genome shotgun sequence genome encodes these proteins:
- the LOC114373606 gene encoding uncharacterized protein LOC114373606, with product MVAIEKKTQSSLHLRRNSFPAAAHPLVSQFEEQLQRLRGSEATSSLSSSSVCHKLNDMLDLHDYTDKLLQLPIEQQVLARECNDKCVDDLLEQSLRLLDICNTAKECLLQSKESMCDLVSVIRRKKNNEIGFTIEGAKYLVVRKKMKKQIRKALENLKQKDKNTSPMLSFLNEAEAITLSSLEQMLLFISGPKGHSKHSRWSAISKLMQPKRVMCDSQESNTNEFEKVDAALQSLISLKPSSIENFESHMENLELCIQDLEIGVDQLSRKLIRNRVSLLNIFNH from the coding sequence atggtaGCCATTGAAAAGAAAACCCAAAGCTCACTACATCTTCGCAGAAACAGCTTTCCCGCCGCAGCTCACCCTCTTGTATCACAATTTGAGGAGCAATTGCAAAGATTGAGGGGTTCTGAAGCCACTTCTTCATTGTCATCATCTTCAGTGTGCCACAAACTTAATGACATGCTGGATTTGCATGACTACACTGATAAGTTGCTTCAATTGCCAATCGAACAACAAGTCTTAGCACGAGAGTGCAACGATAAATGTGTTGATGACCTACTAGAACAGTCTCTTAGGCTCTTAGATATCTGTAATACAGCCAAAGAGTGCCTTCTGCAATCAAAGGAGAGCATGTGCGACTTAGTTTCAGTTATccgaagaaagaaaaacaatgaaatTGGATTCACGATTGAAGGTGCAAAATACTTGGTTGTgagaaagaagatgaagaagcaaATTCGAAAGGCCCTGGAAAATTTGAAGCAAAAGGACAAAAACACTTCACCAATGCTCAGCTTCTTGAATGAAGCAGAAGCAATCACCCTGAGCTCATTAGAACAAATGCTACTGTTCATCTCTGGCCCAAAAGGACACTCAAAGCACAGCAGATGGTCAGCAATATCCAAGTTGATGCAGCCAAAAAGAGTAATGTGTGACTCTCAAGAATCAAAcacaaatgaatttgaaaaggTGGATGCAGCTTTGCAGTCTCTCATCAGTCTCAAGCCTTCATCTATTGAGAATTTTGAAAGTCATATGGAAAATTTGGAGCTGTGCATTCAAGATCTAGAGATAGGAGTTGATCAGCTCTcaagaaaattaattagaaacaGGGTTTCCCTTCTTAACATCTTCAACCACTAA
- the LOC114375379 gene encoding uncharacterized protein LOC114375379 — protein MDSFSFNNLQAEKANVILKHRKLQRVASLFRIIEVCIILVLISRFSMQLPVAVKNSSVYLRDLSLFMNSPRFVFLVGNVIIIALFAQFSTQGNNAPEPDLYQEFVQNTTKNHRHTETVVAEYSKKKQRMKTGEVNIGLKKDYRRCETEILSEKPHRVLRRCETENGRKSIEPATIQEVAQISCPEDGMSNEEFRQTVEAFIARQQRMRREEEEDYYLM, from the coding sequence ATGGACTCGTTCAGTTTCAACAACCTACAAGCAGAGAAAGCCAACGTGATCCTAAAGCATCGCAAGCTTCAAAGGGTCGCAAGCTTGTTTAGAATCATTGAAGTGTGTATCATTTTGgtcttgatttcaagattctccaTGCAGCTACCAGTAGCAGTAAAAAACTCCAGCGTGTACTTAAGGGACTTGTCACTCTTCATGAACAGCCCTCGTTTTGTTTTCCTCGTTGGAAACGTCATAATCATCGCACTCTTCGCTCAGTTCTCCACTCAGGGTAATAACGCTCCAGAGCCTGATCTTTACCAAGAGTTCGTTCAAAACACCACAAAAAATCACAGACACACAGAAACAGTTGTGGCAGAATATAGCAAAAAGAAACAGAGGATGAAAACAGGGGAAGTGAATATTGGTCTGAAGAAGGATTATAGAAGATGTGAAACAGAGATTTTAAGCGAAAAACCACATCGTGTGTTACGCAGGTGTGAGACTGAGAATGGAAGGAAGAGCATCGAACCTGCTACTATTCAAGAAGTGGCGCAAATTTCGTGCCCTGAAGATGGGATGAGTAACGAAGAGTTTCGTCAAACTGTGGAGGCTTTCATTGCTAGGCAACAGAGGATgcgaagagaagaagaggaagattattatttaatgtga
- the LOC114374890 gene encoding bifunctional dihydrofolate reductase-thymidylate synthase-like: protein MASDSLVISNGNGNSKSEPHPQRTYQAVVVATRDMGISKDEKLPWTLPTDLNFFEEITTTTSDPGKKNAVVMGRKTWESIPPENRPLPGRLNVVLTRSGSFDIATAENVLICGSVSSAMELLASSPYCLSIEKVFLTGGGEIFREALNAPGCEAAHITEIEASIECDTFMPRVNTSVFQTWYSSFPLVEDNLRYSFTTYVRVRSFPPESPDQNADPFFDNNSDALKFEVKKFSFLPKMVYERHEEFKYLRLVQEIISEGTTKDDRTGTGTLSKFGCQMRFNLRRNFPLLTTKKVFWRGVIEELLWFISGSTSAKVLQEKGIHIWDGNASREYLDSIGLTDREEGDLGPVYGFQWRHFGAKYTDMHADYSGQGFDQLLDVINKIKHNPDDRRIILSAWNPSDLKLMALPPCHMFAQFYVANGELSCQMYQRSADMGLGVPFNIASYALLTCMIAHVCDLVPGDFIHVIGDAHVYRNHVRPLQEQLQNQPKPFPILKINPKKKDIDSFVASDFKLIGYVPHQKIEMKMAV, encoded by the exons ATGGCAAGTGATTCTCTTGTGATTTCCAATGGCAATGGCAATTCCAAGTCAGAGCCGCATCCGCAGAGGACTTACCAAGCAGTAGTGGTTGCAACCAGAGATATGGGCATTTCTAAGGATGAAAAACTGCCCTGGACATTACCCACTGATCTCAATTTTTTTGAGGAGATCACTACAACAACATCTGATCCGGGGAAGAAGAATGCCGTTGTGATGGGTAGGAAAACATGGGAGAGCATCCCTCCTGAGAATAGGCCGCTTCCTGGCCGCCTTAATGTTGTTCTGACTCGCTCGGGTAGCTTTGATATTGCAACAGCTGAGAACGTTCTTATATGTGGAAGTGTGTCTTCTGCTATGGAGCTGTTGGCTTCTTCTCCTTACTGCTTATCAATTGAGAAAGTATTTCTCACAGGAGGTGGAGAGATATTTag AGAGGCTCTTAATGCACCTGGATGTGAAGCTGCCCATATTACAGAAATTGAAGCAAGCATTGAGTGTGACACTTTTATGCCTCGAGTTAATACCTCTGTATTTCAGACATGGTATTCATCATTCCCTTTGGTGGAAGACAACCTCCGCTATTCTTTCACCACTTATGTGCGTGTAAGGAGTTTTCCACCAGAGTCCCCGGATCAGAATGCTGATCCATTTTTTGATAATAATTCAGACGCTTTGAAATTTGAGGTcaagaaattttcttttcttccgaaaATGGTTTATGAGAGACATGAGGAGTTTAAGTATCTTAGGTTGGTTCAAGAAATCATTTCTGAAGGTACAACTAAGGATGATAGGACAGGGACCGGTACCTTGTCGAAATTTGGCTGCCAG ATGAGGTTTAATCTGCGCAGAAACTTTCCTCTTCTAACAACAAAG AAAGTATTTTGGCGGGGGGTTATTGAAGAGCTTCTTTGGTTTATCAGTGGCTCAACAAGTGCCAAG GTGCTGCAGGAAAAAGGCATTCATATATGGGATGGCAATGCATCCAGAGAGTACCTTGATAG CATTGGTTTGACAGACAGGGAGGAGGGTGACTTAGGACCTGTTTATGGGTTTCAGTGGAGGCACTTTGGAGCCAA GTATACTGACATGCATGCTGACTACTCCGGCCAAGGATTTGATCAGCTTTTAGATGTTATTAACAAGATAAAGCACAATCCTGATGATCGAAGGATCATTCTCTCTGCTTGGAATCCATCTGATCTTAAGTTGATGGCACTTCCACCCTGCCACATGTTTGCACAA tTCTATGTAGCAAATGGGGAGCTATCATGTCAAATGTATCAGCGATCTGCCGACATGGGCCTGGGTGTCCCATTTAATATTGCATCTTATGCGCTCCTGACATGCATGATTGCTCATGTTTGTG ACCTTGTTCCGGGTGATTTTATCCATGTTATCGGGGATGCACATGTTTACCGCAATCATGTGAGACCCTTGCAGGAACAGCTCCAGAACCAACCAAAACCTTTTCCG ATTTTGAAGATAAACCCAAAGAAGAAAGATATAGATTCTTTTGTGGCTTCTGATTTCAAGCTCATAGGATATGTTCCTCACCAGAAGATAGAAATGAAGATGGCTGTTTAG
- the LOC114375888 gene encoding uncharacterized protein LOC114375888, whose protein sequence is MTFTPFSPKSHHQSRSKSLPCRQHPLILQCNQHLGSLEASPSDNSTSSSSSLFRHKLTGLQTLHDCIEKLVRLPLTQEVLVQERQEKWVDELLDGSLRLLDVCTVAKDSLLHMKECARELQSIMRRKRGGEMEVAAEVRKFLASRKVIKKAILKALENLQATVKKAKFPPSNKDNPTVTLASLFKDVQVITLSILESLLNFISGPAQSKPSKWSLVSKLMHNKKVTTTTQESDPNEFSNVDAALQSFVFHMTRKADSISHLQNQLEDLESVIQGFVEGLETLFKRFIKIRVSLLNILNH, encoded by the coding sequence ATGACATTCACTCCCTTTAGCCCAAAATCTCATCACCAATCTCGCTCAAAGAGCCTTCCCTGCAGACAACACCCTCTTATTCTACAATGCAATCAACACTTGGGAAGTTTAGAGGCTTCGCCTTCTGATAATTCAACTTCCTCTTCGTCGTCATTGTTCAGGCACAAACTAACTGGCTTGCAGACTTTGCATGATTGCATCGAAAAGCTGGTTCGACTGCCTCTTACTCAAGAGGTACTAGTCCAAGAGCGTCAAGAGAAGTGGGTAGATGAGCTTTTGGACGGATCGTTAAGGCTCCTAGATGTATGTACTGTAGCAAAGGATTCTCTACTTCACATGAAGGAATGCGCACGTGAACTTCAATCAATTATGAGAAGAAAGAGGGGAGGGGAAATGGAGGTGGCAGCTGAGGTCAGAAAATTTTTGGCCTCTAGGAAAGTAATAAAGAAGGCAATCCTAAAAGCATTGGAGAATTTGCAGGCAACTGTGAAGAAAGCAAAATTCCCTCCAAGCAACAAGGACAACCCGACCGTGACCTTGGCTAGCTTGTTCAAAGATGTGCAAGTGATCACTCTTTCCATATTGGAGTCACTGCTGAACTTCATCTCTGGACCAGCACAATCCAAACCTAGCAAATGGTCTTTGGTTTCCAAACTAATGCATAACAAAAAGGTTACTACTACCACACAAGAATCAGATCCGAATGAGTTTTCCAATGTAGATGCTGCATTGCAATCGTTTGTGTTTCACATGACAAGAAAGGCAGACAGTATCAGTCATTTGCAGAACCAACTGGAAGATCTAGAGTCAGTCATTCAGGGCTTTGTGGAAGGACTTGAAACTCTTTTTAAACGTTTTATCAAAATTAGAGTTTCCCTTCTTAACATCCTCAATCACTAA
- the LOC114377473 gene encoding uncharacterized protein LOC114377473, whose amino-acid sequence MATNMKTSLHNRSNSVPSAPHHFISQYDEHLLRLKASEATSSSSSSISSKLDGLHALYECTDKILQLSTIQQALAQESCKTRVDELLEGSLRLLDICSATKDVLLQSTESINGLQLSVRRKGGEAAFKVEGAKYLSSRKKAKKTIQNALEKFKGLKNGLILTSSNTDNETLSMISNFKEAEAVTLVQLESLLSFISGSRGKPKERRWLIVSKLMQPNRVYCDSDQSNTNEFEELDNVLQSLFHKPCSNMSVETFRNHMENLELRIQDLEGGIERLERQLIRTRVSLLNIYNH is encoded by the coding sequence ATGGCTACAAACATGAAAACTTCATTGCATAATCGCTCCAATAGTGTGCCCTCTGCACCTCACCATTTCATTTCACAATACGATGAGCACTTGCTCAGATTGAAGGCTTCTGAAGCcacctcatcatcatcatcatcgatAAGCAGTAAACTTGATGGTTTGCATGCTTTGTATGAATGCACAGATAAGATTCTTCAATTGTCAACCATACAACAAGCATTGGCACAAGAATCCTGCAAAACACGGGTCGATGAGTTACTAGAAGGGTCTTTGAGGCTCCTTGATATATGTAGTGCTACCAAGGATGTCCTGCTACAATCAACAGAAAGCATAAATGGACTTCAATTAAGTGTTCGCAGGAAAGGTGGTGAAGCGGCATTCAAAGTTGAGGGGGCCAAATACTTGTCATCAAGgaagaaggcaaagaagactatTCAGAACGCCTTGGAAAAATTCAAGGGGCTTAAGAATGGTCTTATTTTAACTTCCTCAAACACAGACAATGAGACACTTTCAATGATCAGCAACTTCAAAGAAGCCGAAGCTGTCACTCTGGTTCAACTTGAGTCTTTGTTATCTTTTATCTCTGGCTCAAGAGGAAAACCAAAAGAGAGAAGGTGGTTAATTGTCTCCAAGTTGATGCAGCCTAATAGAGTATACTGTGATTCTgatcaatcaaacacaaatgAATTTGAGGAGTTGGATAATGTATTGCAGTCTCTCTTTCACAAGCCTTGCAGTAATATGTCTGTTGAGACTTTCCGAAACCATATGGAAAATTTGGAGTTGCGCATTCAGGATCTAGAGGGAGGAATTGAACGCCTTGAAAGGCAACTAATTAGGACACGAGTTTCTCTTCTCAACATCTACAATCACTGA
- the LOC114375528 gene encoding uncharacterized protein LOC114375528 produces MKKAIQKALGNLKGMKNELMVSSSSNNTESLFILGILKEVEAATVRLLESLLVFVSDTKGQSKQRRWSIISKLMQSDRMNCDPQESDTNEFVKVDTALQSLISHKTLSVENFHSHMENLETWIEDLEVGVEHLSRQLIRTRVSLLNIFSH; encoded by the coding sequence atgaagaaggcaatTCAAAAGGCCTTAGGCAATTTGAAAGGAATGAAAAATGAGTTAATGGTTTCTTCCTCGAGCAATAATACTGAGTCTTTGTTTATCCTTGGCATCTTAAAAGAAGTAGAAGCAGCCACTGTGAGGTTGCTAGAATCTTTGTTGGTGTTTGTCTCTGACACCAAGGGGCAATCAAAGCAGAGAAGATGGTCAATAATCTCTAAGCTGATGCAGTCTGATAGAATGAATTGCGACCCTCAAGAATCAGACACAAATGAATTTGTAAAGGTGGACACAGCTTTGCAATCTCTCATCAGTCACAAGACCTTATCTGTGGAGAATTTTCACAGCCATATGGAAAATTTGGAGACATGGATTGAAGATCTAGAAGTAGGTGTTGAACACCTTTCAAGGCAACTCATTAGAACAAGAGTTTCCCTTCTTAACATTTTCAGCCACTAG
- the LOC114377474 gene encoding 40S ribosomal protein S25-2, translating into MAPKKDKAPPPSSKPAKSGGGKQKKKKWSKGKQKEKVNNMVLFDQGTYDKLLSEAPKFKLITPSILSDRLRINGSLARKAIRELMARGSIRMVSAHASQQIYTRATNT; encoded by the exons ATG GCTCCAAAGAAGGACAAGGCTCCACCACCTTCCTCCAAGCCCGCCAAATCTGGCGGTGGCaagcagaagaagaag AAGTGGAGCAAGGGAAAGCAAAAGGAGAAGGTGAATAACATGGTGCTGTTTGATCAGGGCACCTATGATAAGCTCCTTTCTGAAGCTCCCAAATTCAAGCTCATCACTCCTTCCATTCTTTCTGATCGTTTGAGg ATTAATGGATCACTTGCAAGGAAGGCTATAAGAGAATTGATGGCTAGGGGTTCAATCAGGATGGTGTCTGCCCATGCAAGCCAGCAAATTTACACCAGGGCAACAAACACCTAG